The window AGCCATTTTGATGTCCCCTAACGAAAAGTGGTACCCTTGAACTATTAAGTTATATTTCGATTGCACTAACAATATGGCCGAGTATGAAGCATGTAGTATGAGAGTGCGGATGACCTATGagatgaaaataaaaatgttacaAGTCTTTAGAGACTCTCTATTGGTTGTACATCATCTGAATGGAGAGTGGGAGACAATGTATTATAAATTGATCCCTTATAATGATTATATTCGCATACTAGATCAAACTTTTGATTCAATTACATCTAAACGCGTCTTGCTTAAAAGTAACCAAGTTGCAGATGCATTGGCCACTCTTTTTGTcatgtttaaaataatttaccGTGAAGAAGTTCAACCCATAAGGATGGAAAAGTATAAGACACCAGCCTATTGTATGAGCATTGAGCAAGAATCTAATGGTAAACCTTGGTATCGTGATATTAAGCATTACGTTGCATGTCAAGAGTATCCACGAGGAACATCGAAAAATAGTAAGCATGCCATTAGAAAGTTAGCCATGAAGTTCTTTCTGAGTAGTGGGGTATTGTACAAAAGAAATGACTATATGACTCTATTGCGATGTGTTGATGCCTTGTAAGTTGAAAAGATTTTAGAAGAAATTCATGAAGAAGTTTGTGGGACACATGCGAATGAGCATATGATGGCAAGGTAAGTTTTACATTTCGGTTACTATTGTTTGACCATGGAATCAGACTGCATTCAATATGCAAGGAAATGTCATAAATGtcaaatatatacaaataaagTGCATGCTCCAACTTCTCCGTTACATGCATTGATGGCCCCATGGTCTTTCTCCATGTGGGGTATGGATTTAATTGGACCCATTGAGTCAAAGACATCAAATGACCACCGATTCATTTTGGTAGTAATGGCTATTTCACGAAGTGGATAGAAGCTGCTGAAGTAATGGAATTCCCATAGCGGAAGCGTATAAACGTCGTGTAAATGGAATtcaatttgaaaacaaaaagaatTTTGACTAAACATGATTCTAAGGaggtaaagaaaaaagaaatcaatcTTTGTAGAATCTCCTTGAAACTCCTCGAATTTTCCAAAGAACACCACGAAATCTTCCTCTTTATTCtcaaaatgaaaatcaataaaGAGTTTGTGGGCTTCTTTGCTTTTTGGTTTGGTGAAAgggaaaactttttttttctgagGGATTTTTGCAAAGAGATCGTGATAATCCTAAGAGTAACTAAAAAAATATCTTAACCATATCTTTTTTAAAGAGAGACGAAGGGgaaagttatcaaataacttcctcCCTCTCCCTCACGtgggagttattctattaactaaatatatattaataaaataaaattaatataaatttaattcatattatatctcatataatataaattttatattatatcatatttaatataggggtttttttaaaatataacaaagtaacaaaatatttacactgtatagaacaattccaaaatcGGGACAAGCCCACAGGCCAAcgatgaaaaataccaaaaatgccccgtcaaccacgccatcaacaacccgtgtaatatatttggtacacaatcgtttagatttggctattgtttgatacacgatagtttagatttggctattgtttggtacacaatcgtttaaatttggtcgtttagattttggctatccaaatctaaatgatttatttttttcaattatattgtttaatttggttagacgatcatttaattttggttagatgatcatttaaatttggttacacaatcgtttagatttttctaaATTTGGGTAATATGtttgatacacaatcatttaaattcCATATTTGCTCTTGAGTGTTGCGGACGATTCATTacttttctttattcttcttcttctttgtgatttattcatttctcttctagatttctttatctccttttccagattttcttttttctatttttaaatgattcaTTCTTCTGTTTAAATCGCTTATTTCATACTTACCGTTTTCGGCAAGATTCTTTGAAGCTATTTCGTCTCTCTTATTCGAGAATAATAAGATcgtctaaatatcattttgacataatctaaacgatcgtttaccattgtcaacacgatcatttttCTTTGTCAATTCGATCGTTTACCAGAGgaccaccgtgtaaaataccaaaaatgtacCGTCAACCACACTGTCAACAAAGCAcgcctaatatatttgcaatcgtttagttttgttattgattgtttagatataactacaatttatacgtgatcgtttagataatgGCTACAATGtaattgtttagatatgactataacttatacgcgatcgtttagatatggttacaacgacgatcgtttagatatggctacaacggcGATCATTTcaatatgactacaatttatacgtgatcatttaaatatgggttttttaattccatcgtttaattttgttacaaaatcgtcaaatctaaatgattatttttaaatttggtacacaatttttaaaattcaatacaatcgtttaaatttgaagcatttttcccatcatttaaaatgatctaaacgatcgtgttaacatGAACTTGGGTAGATTGATCCTTTACCAATGTGAAGAACCAAGTCacatctttatcttcaacaatCTTAGAACATGTTGAACACCATTACTACTAGGcaacaaaattgaaagttcaatacatgactcaacctgatGTAATTTTATACACTTTACGGATACATATgtaattttactttatttattttgatacgcttgatttatttgaaacaagtagttaaaaatttaatatgtcCCCATTCATTTGAAGGAGTGGAGAATGACCCTATTTTTGTGAAAACTTCCTAACTGAGCTAACCATTTTTTGTCTATTTAATatctttttgtttattttagtataccaaaatgaaaattaatCTAGCTCGTGTAAAGAGACACATTAAGAATTATGGTttgtaatattttgacgttgaaaatgttttcatttttaaattttttgttataatgttcgatatattttgttataggccaggaaattgttctatatattTGACAATGAATCTAGGAGCATACAATATTAGAAATAAATGtgagaaaaattaaaataatttttgacaCATTGTTTTTGGTTGCTAGATAGCAGTTAGAAAGCTCTGACCATGTTTTGGGCGTGggcaaaaaagaaacaaatattaTCGACCCATCATTCTTGGCCAACAATcaaatttttataaaagaaaagtatTTGACACAGCATATATATACTTTTGCCAATAAATTTAGCGTGGGGAGAAGTTgtcttttttacaaaaaaaaaaatgttggtaGAAATAGGTTCTGCTCGCGAAACAAATGTGGATAGAAATTCTATTTTTGCTAATATGATGATGATCGTGTGTCTACAAGTTTAATTGCCATGGACAGTTCTGCCCACGTAACGTAAAAAACAAGGCAAATGAAAAGACGAGGGGGTTTCAGCCATGAAGCATGCCCACACAAAAATAATATCTATAGATGCTTTGTCCACATTTTCCTTAAGATCTGCCCACTTTTTGTAGTACATCAATAGTAGAAATGGTAGAAGGTAGGGATTAAACTTGCTTCCAAACTCTAGTGATCGACTAAAGTTTTCAACCAATCATGAAATtatctttatattatatattaattaatttgtttaacAATCATTCCCTATATGGATCAAATTTATTAGAAAGGGAGGAACCAAAGAATatctcttctttttatcttttctagtaaatattattcaagatacaatcatcttcttcttcaactctttacacaagaaagaaaattaaaaaaaaaaaatctccacTCTCCAAGTTATTccaaaatgaaaaaggaaaaaataaaaagaaaagacataTATTGTGTATGTatagaaaaggaaaattaaagAGAAATTTGAGATGGTATATATTTCAATAATAAGATAGATGTATTAGTTaataatagaaacaaaaaaattataataaaaattgaaaatgaaaataattaattatgatgaagtttgtattattattatttcttttagaTGCATTCGGAAGCGGCAAAACCGACTCTTCTCTTTTGGAAATCAAATTGCCAAAGGTGATTTTGCTGAAGAATATTTCCAATGATATTGAGGGACGGAAAAGGCATCGAAACGATTCCAATACAACTAATGAATTCCCCCACCGACACAATGTAGCTTTTGGTCGGCGGCTCAAACACCGTTCCGTCACCGAAATGGAATCGGAGCTTCGGCGCCATGTCGTGAGTGTATTGGCTATTATTGAAGCAAAAATTGAAAGGTTCGATCTCAATTTGCTGAAATTGCTTCAATCTCGAAGTCAAAACTTCCATTACCACATCGAAAGCAGGAGTGGCAAGCACAGTGAGACTAGTACCGGAATCGATGATGGTACCGCAGCCTTTATAGCTGTCCCAAACACGAGGAGGGATGTTGAGCATTTGGCCGTCGGCGGAGATACCGATGAGATCGACGCCGTAGAAGCTGCTGTAAGGGTCGCCAACGTAGAGTTTGGTGTAGGACATTTTGGCGGGAGGTTTAGCAGAGGAAGTGGAGGCGGAAGTGGAAGGGGTAGGAACGCCGAGGACGAAGTAACTGACAGCTCTTCGATCGGTGAGATGATCGACAAGGCAGTAAGAGAAGCCGCCGCCGTTGGCGTTTTCTGCGGCTTTGTAAGTTAAAGAATAGGAGCTAGTGCCTAAGCCCATGACACCGTCGGCTCCATCGAAAACGTTGCCTTGGACGATTTCCGTACATCCTATTATGGAATTACggagttgtttttcttttccgtTTGTTAAGCCTACAGTTAGAGTCTCCCATGCGAATATTCCCTTTGCACTTGCACCTCCTGCGTAGCTGTTTTTAATACCAAAGAAACCAAAATTATATCCCTTTTAAAagaattcaaaaataaaaaaattaaactttttatgAAGCTTTCCTAAATATACAAATGGTAacaaaactaatagatttagtcaattttaaatatttcatattttcatattttttttgcaatttttctatttttttgtttttcccttCTTACGTGCATGTAAGGATAGTATAcctattttgaaaaaaaaaaattaaaaaatagtttagattaGAATATCCAAAtctataccaaattttgaaaaaaaagtcgtttagatttaggatTCTAAATCACAAACGATCTTGTAAACGAATCAAACGATGGTGTCAACGaatcaaacgatcgtgtaacgaATCAAACAATCGTATCAAACAATCGTATCAAACGAAcgaacgattgtgtaacaaatcAAACGAACGTATCAAAcgaacgatcgtgtaacaaatcaAACGATCGTATCAAACgaacgatcgtgtaagaaatCAAACGATCGTATCAAACgaacgatcgtgtaagaaatCAAACGATCATCAAACGATCGTGTCCAACGGATCGTGTAAGAAATCAAACGATCATCAAACGATCGTGTCCAACGGATCGTGTAAGAAATCAAACGATCGTGTCCAACGGATCGTGTAAGAAATCAAACGATCGTGTCCAACGGATCGTGTAAGAAATCAAACGATCGTGTCCAACGGATCGTGTAAGAAATCAAACGATCGTGTCCAACGGATCGTGTAAGAAATCAAACGATCGTGTCCAACGGATCGTGTAAGAAATCAAACGATCGTGTCCAACGGATCGTGTAAGAAATCAAACGATCGTGTCCAACGGATCGTGTAAGAAATCAAACGATCGTGTCCAACGGATCGTGTAAGAAATCAAACGATCGTGTCCAACGGATCGTGTAAGAAATCAAACGATCGTGTCCAACGGATCGTGTAAGAAATCAAACGATCGTGTCCAACGGATCGTGTAAGAAATCAAACGATCGTGTCCAACGGATCGTGTAAGAAATCAAACGATCGTGTCCAACAGATCGTGTAAGAAATCAAACGATCGTGTCCAACAGATCGTGTAAGAAATCAAACGATCGTATCAAACGGATCGTGTAAGAAATCAAACGATCGTATCAAACGGATCGTGTAACAAATCAAACAATCGTATCAAACGGATCGTGTAACAAATCAAACGACCGTATCAAACAGATCGTGTAACAAATCAAACGATCGTATCAaatgaacgatcgtgtaacaaatcaaacaaatactttctcgtttttttatattttttaaaataccccaaactttttatttatttgattatggttttttattttttatagaaTTAATTAGGAAAATACAGAGTGTAGGCATGTACGTACCTACCTGTAATCATAGACACAAGGACTAGTTGGGGTGTCGCATTCCGCAACAGCAAACAATTCCGCAAGATTATTTGTACACATCGTTGAGCTGCAAGAAACTGT is drawn from Cucumis melo cultivar AY chromosome 11, USDA_Cmelo_AY_1.0, whole genome shotgun sequence and contains these coding sequences:
- the LOC103496268 gene encoding aspartic proteinase NANA, chloroplast yields the protein MLGYRKPMSPISNFCFFFLLLFFLSFSSSFLFALGDEANNYNNNDDEDEQQTIRFDLLHRHHPQVSEKLNGDMKIQDLHERMKDIHEHDRNRHRSISKSMNQKQIEDARLRAEAEAATQVEVAKSAILPPATSTPIGMKMISGADFGSSEYFVQLKVGTPAQTFMLIADTGSDLTWLKCRYRRCFGNCSGNVNHKSKNEKKQRFRHALLANQSSTFKTVSCSSTMCTNNLAELFAVAECDTPTSPCVYDYSYAGGASAKGIFAWETLTVGLTNGKEKQLRNSIIGCTEIVQGNVFDGADGVMGLGTSSYSLTYKAAENANGGGFSYCLVDHLTDRRAVSYFVLGVPTPSTSASTSSAKPPAKMSYTKLYVGDPYSSFYGVDLIGISADGQMLNIPPRVWDSYKGCGTIIDSGTSLTVLATPAFDVVMEVLTSRLKQFQQIEIEPFNFCFNNSQYTHDMAPKLRFHFGDGTVFEPPTKSYIVSVGEFISCIGIVSMPFPSLNIIGNILQQNHLWQFDFQKRRVGFAASECI